The Luteimonas sp. YGD11-2 genome has a window encoding:
- a CDS encoding glycosyltransferase yields the protein MRLLILTCGTEGDTRPLAALGHALMQAGHDVHLLADAATLGIARTLGLPSTALAGDIRATIAADGAMRRITTNLARLTIQHTDAWLQQAIALGRGCDAVIVSGLTVFVGQAAADVLRVPAIGAMLIPLSPTGEFASPFLPLPVPRALNRASHWLFGHASWRLFRPATNRARRRAGLPPRRGLHTAYPMLYGISPALLPPPADWPLDTHVCGQWVPPVPGWVPPPGLVEYLDAGEPPVYVGFGSMGGFDNARLLRAVVGAVGSRRALFSAGWSGIDASALPANFHPVGHVPHDWLLPRCALAIHHGGSGTTHSATRAGIPSVIVPFAGDQFFWNQRLCALGVMRHTLRGRTITADRLAAALEHAESTDARQRATGLGTRMRDEDGTAAAVKLMERYAITPA from the coding sequence ATGCGGCTGCTGATCCTCACATGCGGCACCGAGGGCGACACCCGGCCGCTGGCGGCGCTGGGCCATGCGCTGATGCAGGCCGGACACGACGTGCACCTGCTGGCCGACGCCGCCACCCTCGGCATCGCCCGGACACTGGGCCTGCCGTCGACGGCGCTGGCCGGCGACATCCGCGCCACCATCGCCGCCGACGGCGCCATGCGCCGGATCACCACCAACCTCGCACGGCTGACCATCCAGCACACCGATGCCTGGCTGCAGCAGGCGATCGCGCTGGGTCGCGGTTGCGATGCGGTGATCGTGTCCGGGCTGACGGTATTCGTCGGCCAGGCCGCCGCGGATGTGCTGCGGGTGCCGGCGATCGGCGCGATGCTGATCCCGCTCTCGCCCACCGGCGAGTTCGCGTCACCGTTCCTGCCGCTGCCGGTGCCACGCGCGCTCAACCGCGCCAGCCACTGGCTGTTCGGGCATGCCAGCTGGCGGCTGTTCCGCCCCGCCACCAACCGGGCGCGCCGGCGCGCCGGGCTGCCGCCCCGGCGCGGCCTGCATACCGCCTACCCGATGCTCTACGGCATCTCGCCGGCGCTGCTGCCGCCGCCCGCCGACTGGCCGCTCGATACCCACGTCTGCGGCCAGTGGGTGCCGCCCGTGCCGGGGTGGGTGCCTCCGCCCGGGCTGGTCGAATACCTCGACGCCGGCGAGCCACCGGTCTACGTCGGCTTCGGCAGCATGGGCGGCTTCGACAACGCGCGCCTGCTGCGGGCGGTGGTGGGCGCGGTGGGCAGTCGACGTGCGCTGTTTTCCGCGGGCTGGAGCGGCATCGACGCCAGCGCACTGCCTGCGAACTTCCATCCGGTCGGCCATGTGCCGCATGACTGGCTGCTGCCGCGCTGCGCGCTGGCGATCCACCACGGCGGCTCCGGCACCACCCATTCCGCGACCCGGGCCGGCATCCCCTCGGTGATCGTGCCGTTCGCCGGCGACCAGTTCTTCTGGAACCAGCGCCTGTGCGCACTCGGGGTGATGCGCCACACCCTGCGCGGCCGCACCATCACCGCGGACCGGCTGGCCGCCGCGCTCGAACATGCGGAAAGCACCGACGCCCGCCAGCGCGCGACGGGACTGGGCACGCGCATGCGCGACGAGGACGGCACCGCGGCGGCGGTGAAGCTGATGGAGCGTTACGCGATAACCCCCGCCTGA
- a CDS encoding YetF domain-containing protein — translation MELLPDDWGSIWALDTPLLELLVRGGVLYFAILLLLRVMPRRTGGELATMDLVLILLMTEAATHALGDYTSLGDGLFVITTVMVLNFSVNFLSYRVPWMERLVSSPPIPIVLDGRIQRRNMRREFVTEDELESHLRQNDIDDLSQVKCAYVESEGQITFVTRK, via the coding sequence ATGGAACTCCTCCCTGACGACTGGGGCAGCATCTGGGCGCTGGACACGCCGCTGCTCGAACTGCTCGTGCGCGGCGGCGTGCTGTATTTCGCCATCCTGTTGCTGCTGCGGGTGATGCCGCGGCGCACCGGTGGCGAGCTCGCCACCATGGACCTGGTGCTGATCCTGCTGATGACCGAGGCCGCGACCCACGCACTGGGCGACTACACCTCGCTGGGCGATGGGCTGTTCGTGATCACCACGGTGATGGTGCTCAACTTCAGCGTGAATTTCCTCAGCTACCGGGTGCCGTGGATGGAGAGGCTGGTCTCCTCGCCGCCGATCCCGATCGTGCTGGACGGCAGGATCCAGCGCCGCAACATGCGCCGCGAATTCGTCACCGAGGACGAGCTGGAAAGCCACCTGCGCCAGAACGACATCGACGACCTCTCGCAGGTCAAATGCGCCTATGTCGAAAGCGAAGGGCAGATCACCTTCGTCACCCGGAAATAG
- a CDS encoding amidohydrolase family protein, protein MTRNILALALACALASTPVLAQQPHPQPTPAPDAQADDQARDERRDPNVELEQDALDAAGTDHAQAPLASARGLRDDAEAGDAAKWDVESVQGAARTVRFETDEGTWMDVDVSPDGRELVFSLLGDLYRMPVAGGRATRISSGRAWDIQPRWSPDGTRIAFTSDRSGGNNIWTIAADGSDPRQVSTETFRLLNNPAWTPDGQYIVARKHFTATRSLGAGELWMFHAAGTSTGMQLVEKPNDQQDIGEPAVSPDGRYVYYSQDVSPGPEFQYNRDPHGVIYAIKRFDRQTGSTDTVVATPGGAVRPQVSPDGKTLAFVKRVRDASVLHRLDIASGEVRPVWDGLSHDQQEAWSIFGPYSGFNWMPDSKSVVIWAQGGLWRIDMASGDATRIPFTAQVEQVVAEPLRFTQTLPEGDFAPRMIRDVATSADGGTLVFHALGQLWRKPLPGGTPRRLTASRDVYEYQPSFSADGRQLLYTTWSDAGLGAIHVRAAGGTAAGRKLTTQPGFYYHPRFSPDGRHVVYARSGGGGLTGSLWSGDRGIYVVPAAGGEPVRVAESGQAPQFNHDGSRVLYLSGGGMEKKLMSVGLHGEDPREVFDLKYVDSVQLSPDGKWVAFSELFNAYVAPMPQTGRVITLERETRALPVRQVSADVGSYLHWAADSQSLHWMVGDRYHSRRLDETFAFLPGAPQEIATPAPGGGIAVGLEAPVHAPREVVAFTNARIVTMRNAEDQQEVIENGTIVLEGNTIRAVGARGSIEVPAGARVIDASGKTIMPGIIDVHAHASHFGQGVVPQQNWAYYTNLAFGVTTLHDPSATSEFVFSQAELVQAGRMVGPRIFSTGTILYGADGGYKAEIDSLDDARSHLRRMQAHGAFSVKSYNQPRRDQRQQVNQAARELGMLVVEEGGSTFHHNMTMILDGATGIEHNLPIAPLYGDVVNLWKETDVRNTPTLVVSYGGLSGEYWFYARDNVWEDPKLNRFFPRETLDARSIRREIAPDWDYHHIEVAKALKGLRDAGVKVQVGGHGQLQGLATHWEIWMLPQGGFSNFEALRAATIDGADYIGMAAQLGSLEAGKRADLVVLDGNPLDNIRHTADTRYVMVDGRLFDVAADMAEIGNQAVPAPTFYWQHHRQGQTFGEAFGPTAVCHGVH, encoded by the coding sequence ATGACCCGAAACATCCTCGCCCTCGCGCTGGCCTGCGCGCTCGCCTCCACTCCGGTGCTCGCGCAGCAGCCGCACCCGCAGCCGACGCCGGCACCCGATGCGCAGGCCGATGACCAGGCGCGCGACGAGCGCCGTGATCCCAATGTCGAGCTGGAGCAGGACGCCCTCGATGCGGCAGGCACGGACCATGCCCAGGCGCCGCTTGCCAGTGCGCGCGGCCTGCGTGACGACGCCGAAGCCGGCGATGCGGCGAAGTGGGATGTCGAAAGCGTGCAGGGCGCCGCCAGGACCGTGCGCTTCGAGACCGACGAAGGCACCTGGATGGACGTCGATGTCTCGCCCGACGGCCGCGAGCTGGTGTTCTCGCTGCTGGGTGACCTCTACCGCATGCCCGTCGCCGGTGGACGTGCCACCCGCATCAGCTCCGGCCGCGCCTGGGACATCCAGCCGCGCTGGTCGCCGGACGGCACGCGCATCGCGTTCACCTCGGACCGCAGCGGCGGCAACAACATCTGGACGATCGCCGCCGACGGCAGCGACCCGCGCCAGGTCAGCACCGAGACCTTCCGCCTGCTCAACAACCCGGCGTGGACGCCGGACGGGCAGTACATCGTCGCCCGCAAGCACTTCACCGCGACGCGCTCGCTGGGCGCCGGAGAGTTGTGGATGTTCCATGCCGCCGGCACCAGCACCGGCATGCAGCTGGTGGAGAAACCCAACGACCAGCAGGACATCGGCGAACCGGCGGTCTCGCCCGACGGACGCTACGTGTACTACTCGCAGGATGTGAGCCCCGGTCCGGAGTTCCAGTACAACCGCGACCCGCACGGGGTGATCTACGCGATCAAGCGTTTCGACCGCCAGACCGGCAGCACCGACACCGTGGTGGCAACGCCCGGCGGCGCCGTGCGCCCGCAGGTGTCGCCCGACGGAAAGACACTGGCGTTCGTGAAGCGCGTGCGCGATGCCAGCGTGCTGCACCGCCTCGACATCGCCAGCGGCGAGGTGCGCCCGGTGTGGGATGGCCTGAGCCATGACCAGCAGGAGGCGTGGTCGATCTTCGGCCCGTACTCCGGCTTCAACTGGATGCCCGACTCGAAGAGCGTGGTGATCTGGGCGCAGGGCGGGCTGTGGCGCATCGACATGGCCAGTGGCGACGCCACCAGGATCCCGTTCACCGCGCAGGTGGAACAGGTGGTGGCGGAGCCGCTGCGCTTCACGCAGACGCTGCCGGAAGGTGACTTCGCCCCACGGATGATCCGCGACGTCGCCACCTCCGCCGACGGCGGCACGCTGGTGTTCCATGCGCTCGGCCAGCTGTGGCGCAAGCCGCTGCCGGGCGGCACCCCGCGGCGGCTCACCGCCAGCCGCGACGTGTACGAATACCAGCCGAGCTTCAGCGCCGACGGCCGCCAGCTGCTCTACACCACCTGGTCGGATGCCGGCCTGGGTGCGATCCACGTGCGTGCTGCCGGCGGCACCGCGGCCGGCCGCAAGCTCACCACCCAGCCGGGCTTCTACTACCACCCGCGCTTCTCGCCCGATGGCCGCCACGTGGTCTATGCCCGCAGCGGCGGTGGCGGCCTGACCGGCAGCCTGTGGTCGGGCGACCGCGGCATCTACGTGGTGCCGGCGGCGGGTGGCGAGCCGGTGCGCGTGGCCGAGTCCGGCCAGGCCCCGCAGTTCAACCATGACGGCAGCCGCGTGCTCTACCTCAGCGGTGGCGGCATGGAAAAGAAGCTGATGTCCGTCGGCCTGCACGGCGAGGACCCGCGCGAGGTGTTCGACCTCAAGTACGTGGACTCGGTGCAGCTCAGCCCCGACGGCAAGTGGGTCGCCTTCAGCGAACTGTTCAACGCCTACGTGGCGCCGATGCCACAGACCGGCCGGGTGATCACCCTCGAGCGCGAGACCAGGGCGCTGCCGGTGCGCCAGGTGAGTGCCGATGTCGGCAGCTACCTGCACTGGGCGGCGGATTCGCAGTCGCTGCACTGGATGGTCGGCGACCGCTACCACTCGCGCCGGCTCGACGAGACCTTTGCATTCCTGCCGGGTGCACCGCAGGAGATCGCCACGCCCGCGCCCGGCGGTGGCATTGCGGTGGGCCTCGAGGCGCCGGTGCATGCGCCGCGCGAGGTGGTGGCGTTCACCAATGCGCGCATCGTCACCATGCGCAACGCCGAGGACCAGCAGGAAGTGATCGAGAACGGCACCATCGTGCTCGAGGGCAACACCATCCGCGCGGTGGGCGCGCGCGGCAGCATCGAGGTGCCGGCCGGCGCGCGGGTGATCGATGCCAGCGGCAAGACGATCATGCCCGGCATCATCGACGTGCACGCGCACGCGTCGCACTTCGGCCAGGGCGTGGTGCCGCAGCAGAACTGGGCGTACTACACCAACCTCGCCTTCGGCGTGACCACGCTGCATGACCCGTCGGCCACGAGCGAGTTCGTGTTCTCGCAGGCGGAGCTGGTGCAGGCCGGGCGCATGGTCGGCCCGCGCATCTTCTCCACCGGCACCATCCTCTACGGCGCCGATGGCGGCTACAAGGCGGAGATCGATTCGCTCGACGACGCGCGCAGCCACCTGCGTCGCATGCAGGCGCATGGCGCGTTCTCGGTGAAGAGCTACAACCAGCCGCGCCGCGACCAGCGCCAGCAGGTCAACCAGGCCGCGCGCGAGCTCGGCATGCTGGTGGTCGAGGAGGGCGGTTCCACCTTCCACCACAACATGACGATGATCCTCGACGGCGCCACCGGCATCGAGCACAACCTGCCGATCGCGCCGCTCTACGGCGACGTGGTGAACCTGTGGAAGGAAACCGACGTGCGCAACACGCCGACGCTGGTGGTGAGCTACGGCGGGCTGTCGGGCGAGTACTGGTTCTATGCCCGCGACAACGTGTGGGAAGACCCCAAGCTCAACCGCTTCTTCCCGCGCGAAACGTTGGATGCGCGTTCGATCCGCCGCGAGATCGCACCGGACTGGGACTACCACCACATCGAGGTGGCGAAGGCGCTCAAGGGCCTGCGCGATGCCGGGGTCAAGGTGCAGGTCGGCGGTCATGGCCAGCTGCAGGGCCTGGCCACCCACTGGGAGATCTGGATGCTGCCGCAGGGCGGCTTCAGCAACTTCGAGGCGTTGCGCGCGGCCACCATCGACGGCGCCGACTACATCGGCATGGCGGCGCAGCTGGGCTCGCTGGAAGCCGGCAAGCGCGCCGACCTGGTGGTGCTCGACGGCAATCCGCTGGACAACATCCGCCACACCGCCGATACCCGCTACGTGATGGTGGATGGCCGCCTGTTCGACGTCGCCGCCGACATGGCCGAGATCGGCAACCAGGCGGTGCCGGCGCCGACGTTCTACTGGCAGCACCACCGCCAGGGCCAGACCTTCGGCGAAGCCTTCGGCCCGACCGCGGTCTGCCACGGCGTGCACTGA
- a CDS encoding VOC family protein, with protein sequence MTGLVPCLWFDNRQARHAAEFYASLFPDSHVDRVVAAPADYPDGSQGQELTVDFTVLGRRFLGLNGGPHFTPNEAVSFQVLTDDQGETDRYWDAIIGNGGQASECGWCRDRWGFSWQITPRVLMEAMADPDRDAARRVMEAMMTMRKIDIAAIEAARAGLGSD encoded by the coding sequence ATGACCGGACTCGTCCCCTGCCTGTGGTTCGACAACCGCCAGGCACGCCATGCCGCGGAGTTCTACGCCTCGCTGTTTCCCGACAGCCATGTCGACCGCGTCGTGGCCGCCCCTGCCGACTACCCCGACGGCAGCCAGGGCCAGGAGCTCACGGTGGATTTCACCGTGCTCGGCCGTCGCTTCCTCGGCCTCAACGGCGGCCCGCACTTCACGCCCAACGAGGCGGTGAGCTTCCAGGTGCTGACCGACGACCAGGGCGAGACCGACCGTTACTGGGACGCGATCATCGGCAACGGCGGCCAGGCCAGCGAATGCGGCTGGTGCAGGGACCGCTGGGGCTTCTCGTGGCAGATCACCCCGCGCGTGCTGATGGAGGCGATGGCCGACCCCGACCGCGACGCGGCCCGCCGCGTGATGGAGGCGATGATGACGATGCGGAAGATCGACATCGCCGCCATCGAGGCGGCGCGCGCCGGCCTCGGAAGCGACTGA
- a CDS encoding VOC family protein — MSNSHGEWIWFELLTRDADAAQAFYGDVLGWTARPSGMPDVDYRLLHAGDDQVGGLMRMPADMGSGPVWLGYVAVDDVDASARTFAEAGGAIQMPPLMLDGIGRMAMVSDPQGIALYVMRGESDATSTAFRQCMGQTDDRALGHVVWCELTTPDPDAAIGFYATALGWRQDGGMPMGGLGEYRFLHAAGNCFGAVMGPVPGSEPGWLFYIHAADIDQAQRRLLAAGGEVLQEPQEIPGGQYALVARDPQGARFGLVGPRAAHTEHLP; from the coding sequence ATGTCCAATTCCCACGGCGAATGGATCTGGTTCGAACTGCTGACCCGTGATGCCGACGCCGCACAGGCCTTCTATGGCGACGTGCTCGGCTGGACCGCCCGGCCCAGCGGCATGCCCGATGTCGACTACCGCCTGCTGCACGCCGGCGACGACCAGGTCGGCGGGCTGATGCGGATGCCGGCGGACATGGGCAGCGGCCCGGTCTGGCTGGGCTACGTGGCGGTGGACGATGTCGACGCCAGCGCGCGCACGTTCGCCGAGGCCGGCGGTGCCATCCAGATGCCGCCGTTGATGCTGGACGGCATCGGGCGCATGGCGATGGTGAGCGACCCGCAGGGCATCGCGCTGTACGTCATGCGCGGCGAAAGCGATGCGACCAGCACCGCATTCCGGCAATGCATGGGCCAGACCGACGACCGCGCCCTCGGCCACGTGGTCTGGTGCGAACTCACCACGCCCGACCCCGATGCCGCGATCGGCTTCTACGCCACTGCCCTGGGCTGGCGCCAGGACGGCGGGATGCCGATGGGCGGGCTCGGCGAGTACCGCTTCCTGCACGCGGCCGGCAACTGCTTCGGCGCGGTGATGGGCCCGGTGCCGGGCAGCGAACCGGGCTGGCTGTTCTATATCCACGCCGCCGACATCGACCAGGCGCAGCGCCGGCTGCTGGCCGCCGGCGGCGAGGTGCTGCAGGAACCACAGGAAATCCCCGGCGGCCAGTACGCGCTGGTGGCCCGCGACCCGCAGGGCGCGCGTTTCGGCCTGGTGGGGCCGCGCGCCGCACACACGGAGCACCTGCCATGA
- a CDS encoding glutathione S-transferase family protein, translating into MPVDQNAALRITAFEWVPRFARGFVRDLRPRWACEELGLPYATRLISATERPDWYFREQPWGQVPVLEDDALTLFESGAILLHLGERDTRLLPRDREGRARVLCWLFAAFNSIEPVFMEIANVEIFCRDEPWAVLRRPGLLAEAGQRLDRLEAALGDRDWLAGGFSIADIAMVTVLREVGETGLLDHRPALAAYLQRGIARPAFAAALHAQLADFQAEPTAA; encoded by the coding sequence ATGCCGGTCGACCAGAACGCAGCCCTGCGCATCACCGCATTCGAATGGGTGCCCCGCTTCGCGCGCGGATTCGTCCGCGACCTGCGTCCGCGCTGGGCCTGCGAGGAACTCGGCCTGCCCTACGCCACGCGCCTGATCAGCGCCACCGAGCGCCCGGACTGGTATTTCCGCGAGCAGCCCTGGGGCCAGGTGCCGGTGCTCGAGGACGACGCGCTGACCCTGTTCGAAAGCGGCGCCATCCTGCTGCATCTGGGCGAACGCGACACCCGCCTGCTGCCGCGCGACCGCGAAGGCCGTGCGCGCGTGCTGTGCTGGTTGTTCGCCGCCTTCAACTCGATCGAGCCGGTGTTCATGGAGATCGCCAACGTCGAGATCTTCTGCCGGGACGAACCCTGGGCCGTGCTGCGCCGTCCGGGCCTGCTGGCCGAAGCGGGCCAGCGCCTGGATCGCCTTGAAGCCGCGCTGGGCGACCGCGACTGGCTGGCGGGGGGCTTCAGCATCGCCGACATCGCCATGGTCACGGTGCTGCGCGAAGTGGGCGAGACCGGCCTGCTCGACCATCGCCCGGCCCTGGCCGCGTACCTGCAGCGCGGCATCGCGCGTCCGGCGTTCGCCGCCGCGCTGCACGCGCAACTGGCGGACTTCCAGGCCGAACCCACCGCCGCATAG
- a CDS encoding winged helix-turn-helix transcriptional regulator, giving the protein MKSEKITLPDESAPKRWYQDACGAALALEFVGERWALLVIRELMLGPRRFSELRADLPGLSANVLTQRLDGLERSGVVQRRRLPPPAAVQVYELTDWGREAEPIFHALGRWALRSPSHDPALPLSPVSAMLSLRIMLRAAREPLSMTLRFRFPAAVFTGHLSPTGLEIERGDGAGADVVFDTDTGTFIGLVHGKRPFGAAEAEGRLRLEGDRALAQRFIDCFALPPKLPAPAD; this is encoded by the coding sequence ATGAAGTCAGAAAAAATCACCTTGCCCGACGAAAGCGCCCCGAAGCGCTGGTACCAGGACGCCTGCGGTGCCGCGCTGGCGCTGGAATTCGTCGGCGAGCGCTGGGCGTTGCTGGTGATCCGCGAGCTGATGCTGGGCCCGCGCCGCTTCTCCGAGCTGCGCGCCGACCTCCCCGGCCTCAGCGCCAATGTGCTCACCCAGCGCCTGGATGGGCTGGAGCGTTCCGGGGTGGTGCAGCGGCGGCGGCTGCCGCCACCGGCGGCGGTGCAGGTGTACGAGCTCACCGACTGGGGCCGGGAGGCGGAGCCGATCTTCCACGCCCTGGGCCGTTGGGCGCTGCGCTCGCCGAGCCACGACCCTGCCCTGCCACTGTCGCCGGTGTCGGCGATGCTGTCGCTGCGCATTATGCTGCGCGCGGCCCGCGAGCCGCTGTCGATGACGCTGCGGTTCCGCTTTCCCGCCGCGGTATTCACCGGCCACCTCTCGCCCACGGGTCTGGAGATCGAACGTGGCGACGGCGCCGGGGCGGACGTGGTGTTCGACACCGATACCGGCACCTTCATCGGCCTGGTCCATGGCAAACGTCCGTTCGGGGCCGCCGAGGCCGAGGGCCGGTTGCGGCTGGAAGGCGATCGCGCGCTGGCGCAGCGTTTCATCGACTGCTTCGCATTGCCGCCGAAACTGCCGGCACCCGCGGACTGA
- a CDS encoding M28 family peptidase: MNPMQQRVTGVIIASLALAACAATPTSSTGAAAPAGGISSDNLAAHLRVLASDEFEGRAPATPGEDRTVAWISAQFAAVGLEPAGEGGGWTQAVTLERTAITGPARAAFTVAGTRRELANGDDIALETLHPDGDVDLRDVPLVFAGYGISAPELDWDDYAGLDVRGKVVVVLVNDPDFETAPGRFGGRAMTWYGRWAYKYLEAAKRGASGVLIVHETEPAAYPWATVRNGRAAPQFDIVRADAAGHHLKVRGWIQRATAERLFADAGVSFDDAKGAAQRQDFRAHALGDATFSAAFDVERSRITSRNVAGLLRGAQRPDETVIVSGHWDSFGIGTPDASGDAIINGAVDNATAIASMIEIARVLGDGPSPARSVLFLVLTAEESGLLGATYYAANPLRPLATTAAAINMEMWSPDGPTRDISSWGLGRVSLERSLAAAAEAEGRSYSGDRDLEAGFFYRADHFAFAQAGVPAITVGPGMDQLEGGVEGGLAARARYFAERYHQPGDEFDDSWDMRGPTADTTVVLRLVRAIADSKAWPQWDADSEFRGVREASADQRRQRRADR, translated from the coding sequence ATGAACCCGATGCAGCAGCGCGTCACCGGTGTGATCATCGCCAGTCTGGCGCTGGCCGCGTGCGCGGCCACGCCGACGTCATCGACCGGCGCGGCCGCGCCTGCCGGCGGCATCAGCAGCGACAACCTCGCCGCGCACCTGCGGGTGCTCGCGTCAGATGAGTTCGAGGGCCGCGCCCCGGCAACGCCCGGCGAGGACAGGACCGTCGCCTGGATCAGCGCGCAGTTCGCCGCGGTCGGGCTGGAACCCGCCGGTGAGGGTGGCGGCTGGACCCAGGCGGTGACGCTGGAACGCACCGCGATCACCGGCCCGGCACGCGCGGCCTTCACGGTCGCGGGCACCCGCCGCGAACTCGCCAACGGCGACGACATCGCGCTGGAAACCCTGCATCCGGATGGCGACGTCGACCTGCGCGATGTGCCGCTGGTGTTCGCGGGCTACGGCATCAGCGCGCCCGAACTCGACTGGGACGACTACGCCGGCCTCGACGTGCGCGGCAAGGTGGTGGTGGTGCTGGTCAACGATCCGGACTTCGAGACCGCGCCGGGCCGTTTCGGCGGCCGCGCGATGACCTGGTACGGGCGCTGGGCCTACAAATACCTCGAGGCGGCGAAGCGCGGCGCGTCCGGCGTGCTGATCGTGCACGAGACCGAACCGGCGGCGTATCCATGGGCGACGGTGCGCAACGGTCGCGCGGCGCCGCAGTTCGACATCGTGCGCGCCGATGCCGCCGGCCACCATCTGAAGGTGCGCGGCTGGATCCAGCGCGCCACCGCCGAACGCCTGTTCGCCGATGCCGGCGTGTCCTTCGATGACGCCAAGGGCGCCGCGCAGCGGCAGGACTTCCGCGCGCACGCGCTGGGCGATGCGACGTTCTCGGCCGCGTTCGATGTCGAGCGCAGCCGCATCACCAGCCGCAACGTCGCCGGCCTGCTGCGCGGGGCGCAGCGCCCGGACGAGACCGTGATCGTGTCCGGCCACTGGGACAGCTTCGGCATCGGCACACCGGACGCCAGCGGCGACGCGATCATCAATGGCGCGGTCGACAACGCCACCGCGATCGCCTCGATGATCGAGATCGCGCGGGTACTGGGCGACGGGCCGTCGCCCGCGCGCAGCGTGCTGTTCCTGGTGCTGACCGCGGAGGAAAGCGGGCTGCTCGGCGCGACGTACTACGCGGCCAATCCACTGCGTCCGCTGGCGACCACCGCCGCTGCGATCAACATGGAAATGTGGAGCCCGGACGGGCCGACCCGCGATATCTCGAGCTGGGGACTGGGGCGGGTGTCGCTGGAGCGGTCACTGGCCGCTGCCGCCGAGGCCGAAGGCCGCAGCTATTCCGGCGATCGTGATCTCGAGGCGGGGTTCTTCTACCGCGCCGACCATTTCGCGTTCGCGCAGGCGGGCGTGCCGGCGATCACCGTGGGGCCGGGCATGGACCAGCTGGAGGGTGGCGTGGAAGGCGGCCTGGCTGCGCGCGCCCGCTACTTCGCCGAGCGCTACCACCAGCCGGGCGACGAATTCGACGACAGCTGGGACATGCGCGGGCCGACCGCGGATACCACTGTCGTGTTGCGCCTGGTGCGGGCGATCGCGGATTCGAAGGCGTGGCCACAGTGGGATGCGGACAGCGAGTTCCGCGGTGTCCGCGAGGCGAGTGCCGACCAGCGCAGGCAACGCCGGGCCGATCGGTAA
- a CDS encoding YkgJ family cysteine cluster protein: MSAVIAESDTPLCARCDAVCCRLTVVVQPEDRMPPHLTTFTESGLEVMARDEEGWCVAVDGARMHCSIYDSRPEVCRRFVMSGPYCQDVRADHSDRTSRRVPLRLY; encoded by the coding sequence ATGAGCGCAGTCATCGCCGAGTCCGACACCCCGCTGTGCGCCCGCTGCGACGCGGTCTGCTGCCGGCTGACGGTGGTCGTGCAGCCCGAGGACCGCATGCCGCCGCACCTCACCACGTTCACCGAGTCCGGCCTGGAAGTGATGGCACGCGATGAGGAGGGCTGGTGCGTGGCGGTGGATGGCGCGCGCATGCACTGCTCCATCTACGACAGCCGTCCCGAGGTCTGCCGCCGGTTCGTGATGTCCGGGCCCTATTGCCAGGACGTACGTGCCGACCACAGCGACCGCACTTCCCGCCGCGTTCCGCTGCGCCTTTACTGA
- a CDS encoding YaeQ family protein encodes MAPNSTIYKAELQVSDMDRQYYAEHNLTLAQHPSETPQRLMARLIAFVLFADERLEFGRGLSNEEEPDLWQRDYTGDIERWIDLGQPSETRIRKACARARHVAVVSYSGGSAAIWWGKQAGTLARLKNLTVIDLDPDALDTATALLERGMRLTALIQDGELQLMGTQASAALVPRVLQAAA; translated from the coding sequence ATGGCTCCCAACTCCACGATCTACAAGGCCGAACTGCAGGTCAGCGACATGGACCGGCAGTACTACGCCGAGCACAACCTCACCCTCGCCCAGCATCCGTCGGAAACCCCGCAACGGCTGATGGCACGGCTGATCGCCTTCGTGCTGTTCGCCGACGAGCGGCTGGAATTCGGCCGCGGCCTGAGCAACGAGGAGGAGCCGGACCTCTGGCAGCGCGACTACACCGGCGACATCGAGCGCTGGATCGACCTCGGCCAGCCCAGCGAGACGCGCATCCGCAAGGCCTGCGCCCGCGCGCGCCATGTCGCCGTGGTCAGCTACAGCGGCGGCAGCGCGGCGATCTGGTGGGGCAAGCAGGCCGGCACGCTGGCGCGGCTGAAGAACCTGACCGTCATCGATCTGGACCCAGATGCGCTGGACACGGCGACCGCGCTGCTCGAGCGCGGCATGCGCCTGACCGCGCTGATCCAGGACGGCGAACTCCAGCTGATGGGCACGCAGGCCAGCGCCGCGCTGGTGCCACGGGTGCTGCAGGCCGCTGCCTGA
- a CDS encoding DUF378 domain-containing protein produces MKAINSVTLVLVIIGGINWGLVGLAQFDLVAAIFGGQDAPLARLVYILVGLSALWQLIPLFRSGSHGEVHAQGGHTRR; encoded by the coding sequence ATGAAGGCGATCAACAGCGTGACCCTGGTCCTGGTCATCATCGGCGGCATCAACTGGGGCCTGGTCGGCCTCGCGCAGTTCGACCTGGTGGCCGCGATCTTCGGCGGCCAGGACGCACCGCTGGCGCGCCTGGTCTACATCCTGGTCGGCCTGTCGGCCCTGTGGCAGCTGATTCCGCTGTTCCGCTCGGGCTCGCATGGCGAAGTGCACGCCCAGGGCGGCCACACCCGCCGCTGA